From a region of the Arvicanthis niloticus isolate mArvNil1 chromosome 6, mArvNil1.pat.X, whole genome shotgun sequence genome:
- the LOC117709858 gene encoding eotaxin, protein MQISTALLFLLLTASSFTSQVLAHPGSIPTSCCFIMTSKKIPNTLLKSYKRITNSRCTMKAIVFKTKLGKDICADPKKKWVQDATKHLDQKLQTPKP, encoded by the exons ATGCAGATCTCCACGGCACTTCTATTCCTGCTGCTCACGGCCTCTTCCttcacctcccaggtgctggctCACCCAG GCTCCATCCCAACTTCCTGCTGCTTTATCATGACCAGTAAGAAGATCCCCAACACACTACTGAAGAGCTACAAAAGAATCACCAACAGCAGATGCACCATGAAAGCCATAGT cTTCAAGACCAAGTTGGGCAAAGATATCTGTGCTGACCCCAAGAAGAAGTGGGTCCAGGATGCCACAAAGCACCTGGACCAAAAACTCCAAACTCCAAAACCATAG